GAAGTTGAGGATGAAGTTAGAACAGGCTCGCGCGCACACAGGCTACGTAACGCCTTCTTGTGCACGCTCAGGCCGTTTGTCACGCCAGATATCTTTTAACCGTCACTGAGCTACAGTTGTTATTAAGCGTAACCAGTCCGCTCATCCTCATGATTTGGCCCGGAGCGCGTTACGACGGCAAGAGACAGACGCCTGACCTGTGTTCTGGGACGCCAGCGCTGCTGTAGCAGCTGGTGTCAAAGGTCGAGTGCTGTTTGTGGCAGTTCGAACGATTGAACGAGGCTTTTTGCTGAGAAGGTTACAAAAGAGAAGCCAGTTGGTTATGTGATAAGACCAAGCAAGGCTCTGCACTTCCAAGAAGCTTCTCACAGACGTCTTGCATGAGGTTCAAACCCAAGGTGCTGATTTATTTGGAATTTTATGATTTCTGAATCAAGCTTTTATATTCTGGATGATTATATATGcattattctttttttgttgttgtaaataacCGGTATTATTAACCTAATCATGTGTAATAAATCAATAATGTCAGGTATTCCACAGGACACTGCCAGTTTCTGCAACGCTCAGCGTAACCACCTTCATACTTGACTGTCGGGAcgttgtttttcttcacataAAGGCCTTGTTCTCACTGTGCCACAGATTAGTCATGCATGGGACCGTACAGCTCCGGTTCCCATCCCCGCAGCCTATCAACGTGAGagcgcttttctttttttcctttgtgccacAATATGTGAGAAACGGCAAAGAAGGAGGACCCGAGAGCATCGAACAGGCAATTCCAGTTCTGTGGTTTAATTTAAAGGAACTTACAGGCAAGCAGGTGCAGgccaaaaaaatccaaaacaggTTGGGAGATAGTGGGAAGACGCTCACATAGTGTGGGAATCGAGCTGTTTCCCAAACATTTTGAGTCTTCACCGACACGGAAACAAATAAAGTCTCAAGCTCGGCACCCTGACGGCGACACGACAGAAACTCCGCTCAGTGAAACTTCACCTTTTATACACCTGTTGCGACACGTCGGGCTTTGAAAAAAGGTCCACGAGAAAACGCGAGTTATGTGATAAACAACTGAGATACAGGTGAGCAGAGGAACAGGTGACTGACACGGACGACGGCCTGAAAGCATCTGGTGGGCGTATGGAGACTGGCACCAGAGAGTTCCAACAACAAGAGGCGCTGTTGTTGGAGCCGGGCGGATGTGCCGCTGCAGTGGTTTGCGCTCTGGTCTCATAACAAGAACACAATTGTTGACTTCGGGGCCTTTTTTTGATTGCATTTTTCCCCATCTCCCCTATCTGGGTTTCCTCTAGGTACCTCCTCTCTTTGCTTTCACTTTTCCAAACAgttcatttttctctttgagACCAGAAGTTTGTCGTTTCCCTCGTTGTTAacaacatgctgctgctgttgcagaTCAtcggcctcctgctgctgggactCACCCTGTTCAGCCACGGACACTTCCACAAAGATGAGGAGGTAACACGTGATGCGTTAATAGTAATCTACATCCCTCACAGTTGCCCCAGACCGCAGATTGGGAACCATCACAGTCTTGATTCAGTttggttcccccccccccccccccccccacagatcGATGACATTGTCCTGGGTCTACATTTCATGTACGCCCTCGCTGTCATATCCGTGGTGTTGGCCGCCATCGGTGGATTTGGCGCCTGCAAAGAGAAGAAGTGGGCACTGATAGTGgtgggttgaaaaaaaaaaaaaagaagaagagattttttatttaaaagagaaacaaGACATTGAAATTGATggtaatttgtgtgtgtgtgtgtgtttcagtttgtcgTTGGGATGATTCTGAGCTCCCTGTTTCTGTTCGGGATTGAAATCGTATCACTGGCATTGCAACCGCAggtatcaacacacacacacacacacacacacacacacacacacacacacacacacgacattCTCTGAGGGTATTTTGTAAATCAGAAAGCTCTAAAGTTTTCCATAGAACTGAAGGCTCAGTACCTGCACATGATGCCGCTGTCCAACGCCAGCGAAGTCGTGATTGACAGCCTCGGGGAAGTCCAGAGAGAAGTAAGTAATGTGTTCATgtcaatttgatttttttacaaACTAAAATCTCAAAGAAGTGCAGAATGACAAGCCTGTTGTTGATTCATTTGAAGGACATAATTTGAAACattgaaaatactgaaaatctGCAGTAATCTAATCAGCTGATAGCAAAATCAAGTGTTACTAAGAGCAGGGCTTCCCAGAAAGGCATTTTTCCGTCGTCCAAAGTCGATGCAGAGTCAGTGGAAAATTGTGTTTAACTTTGTTAAATTTGTTCTCTGACTCCCTGCTCAGTTGCAGTGCTGCGGGCTGGATGAAGGATACCTGGACTGGGACTACAACATCCCAGATTCCTGCTTATGTGCCGAAAATTCCATTCAtccatgtgtgagtgtgaaagCTGGCAGGTTTCTCTACATAGAcctataagatttttttttttatttaattaaacacTGTTCTACTATTTGTAGTGCACGTATATGATTTGCTTTGTCTTTTAGGTGGCAGCTCCCAGAAACAGCCGTCTGTTTGAGGGCAGAGTGGACGACGAGCCCATCATGATTTACAGTGAGGTGATGCAGACTCTCTCGCCTGTAAACTGGAGTGTCGTCGGCATGCAAATATTGTGAAGATGCTAATTTGCTGTTCGTTCTTCCTTCAGTCGTGCCTCCCGTACATCACCGAGAGCGTCATGGCCGTCATAAAGACGGCAGTGGGCATCATGATGGGAGTCACACTGCTATTAGTATGTATTTGTCAGTCCGCCCGATACAAACAATGCATTGCTCTCATTATAAATTTGCATGTAAACAGTTTTGTGGAACAACAAATTGAGCAtaattgggggggaaaaaagccaaTTAAGTCATTACTTCCTGCATCAAGAGTGTAATCTGACTTCTCCTCTGTCATTTTTGTCTCTACTGCCCTCCTCTGTTGAAACTTAAAAACTGCAGCCTCAGTAAAGTCAGTGGGATCCGTGTGAAGCAGATAAAAGCCATTTCTGACCGTCTTGCAGGTGTTCTCGGCCGTGTTGGGGCATCATCATGCTGTGCCAGCTGAACCGGAAGGTGGACACCCCCCCTGTGGTCTACAGCCCGGAGGCGAAGGCGGGGAACTACACCACTCTCACAGAGATCACAGAGGACACATGATTCCTGCCGTCGCGGCGAAGCTCAGAAAATGTGgtgaaagctgaaaaaactgTGTGAAGAATGGGATcaacacaaaaatacagagTGTATTTATGACGCTTGACATGTCAAGTCGTGGAATGTATCCTCAAGTACTAATCGTTTCTTGAGCTTTTATACTTTTGCTCCATCATAAAtacaattttctttttaagacaCATGTACAGAGCTGCAAGACACcaaacatgttacattattaTCATATTAAATAAACTGCAAACGCCCTTCTGTAATTTATGTAACATGATGCTAGTTAACAAATAATCATCTCTCATAATAATCTGTGTAAATGAAAATGTCCTTACTTTTATGCAGTTTAGTAGAATTAACATAAACTGTCTGTGTGACATTCAGCATTTACTTGAAGAGAATTTTTGAAAGACATCCCATATTAATTAAGTTCAGCCTATCAAACTGCCTTACGTATTGTGTAACTGTATGAGTTAATGCCTTTATTTCTCATCAGCAAATCAGTTATTGATAAAAATGTGTATATAATTAATCCAGCGCTGCCAAACAGTACCTGAAGTACAGTGCAATATGCAAATAGAGTGAATCATTCAAAGAAAAGCACTGATGATGATTGTGGACGCCTGATAGCTTTAATCTGTACGTTGTAGTTTTGTATctctcattttttaaattttatattcTATAAaacctttcctttttttaattttcatataAACCATGACATGTTTTAATTctgattgttttatttgtggtttGGATGAAATGTTTTCTATTATTTTCCAAGCTCGTCAAGATTCATCTGAATCTTCCTCTTCTACTTCAgcactgttgtttttcagccTGTTCTCACTCCTGTGCACAATGGTTCAGCTCATGTGGTTTTTAAAGTGTATGTGGATGAACCtggaacacccccccccccctcccgtcacagaggtcaaaggttgaGGTGGTTCTAGATGGTTTTAACTGAGCCCTGTGCGTTTCTGGACTCACTCAGACAATTGTGAAGCCAGCGTCCATTATTCTGTGTAATTAAAATGGTTGCAATCTTTCCTTATTGTTTTgggaatttattttaaatacacacacactgagtaaTGATGCTGGTAAaagtcctaaaaaaaaaaacaagtgtccCAAAGACAAGAAACAAGAATCACATTTTTATTCCTATTTACAAAATATTACATGAGTTCCATCCcataaatgaaaaagaaagaggtgCGTGACAGAAACAAACCCACCACTGTCTGCAGTAACGTACTGTGTCTTAGGCATTGATGGTTAAAGTGCACAGGGAGACGCCGGATCTGCCGCTTCCTGATGAAACTCCTCGTTCCAACCGCAGGCAGCTCGTGCAGCAAATCATGCGGGGAGTGATGTGGCACCAAGGCTTCTCCGGTGAGGGTGGCTTATTGATGTCCCATATTGATGACAAGGTTTCCTACACgagaaccccccccctccccatccccctccctgcagcagctctgctggactctccccaaaaaaacctcAAACCCTAACTGACTGCACGTCTGCTGAGTGTGcgacaaaaagaggaaaaaaaaggaaaaaaaaaaaaaaaaaacaattccgcCCTCTGAGAGAAACCCGATCACTTGCTgtgctttgaagaaaaaaagtcaatacAGAGACGATGCTGCAAATATATAACGAACATAACAAGGCGTCAAGACAATCCGGTGTTCAGATGAGAGATCGGACTCATTCCTTTGTCTTACCTGGttatttaaatcatttaaatcaaTACAGTCAGAGCATTTTGTAAACACTGTTTAAGAAAGGTGCTACATAAAAGCTATTGATTATTGGTTTACGTTGGTATTTCAATGTGTGCTAATATCTGATAATGGATATGAAGTCAAGATGCTGGagttgatggttttttttttgggatgagAAAACCTCTTGTGCcttgtagaaaaaaataaaaaaaatatgcctgtgtgtctgagtgtttATGAATTTGAgatatttcagattatttaaaatCTGTATGTCTGCAGATGtgatgaaaatagaaataaaacagccacgaaaggctttttttaataaaaaaaaaaacgccaaaTAAATTGATGGGACAAAACCTCGTGAACGTTTTATAATTATTGAAAATTGGTTAAGtttgttaaatttaatttttttttctttctattttttttttttacagcagtaAGGCAAAAAGAGTTTGAACTTGGATCTATGCATGTAGACTACTTTTAACCATCAGTTACATGCATTAACATGTAGGAAATCATAGGGTAATATAATGCTATAGCGCAAAATAGCTTGGTTATGGTATTTAGCATATTGTGCAAATTCAAACAATGTATGCTTGGTAGTAGTTTGGAGTGTATTAAAACAGACTGGGGGGCTAGAAAGCACCGGGGACGTATCTGTTTGACTGGAGAAGAGCCATAAACTCCTGTTTCCTCTTGATCTGGCCCATCAGCTTGATGCTCATGACCAGTAGAACAATCTGGaacaggagaagaggagagatcAACAAGGGTTGGATCATATTCGAGAATTAAGATCCATATTGTAGACATACCCAGAACACTGCACTCCCAAACTGTATCGCCATCCCCAGGGAAAACGCGAGCTTCAGCTCAGAGACGTAAATGGGTAAACATGGCTGcggaaggaaagaagaagagaatcTTAGCATGTTGaaagttttcatttaattaaacaTCAAATCTGTTTCCTTTCTAAGCAGCATTAATGATTCTTTTGTTTACCTCTTGATAAACATACTGGTTCTTCGGAGCTCCCAGTGTGGCGCTGCCTCGTAG
The sequence above is drawn from the Salarias fasciatus chromosome 17, fSalaFa1.1, whole genome shotgun sequence genome and encodes:
- the LOC115403922 gene encoding LOW QUALITY PROTEIN: tetraspanin-8-like (The sequence of the model RefSeq protein was modified relative to this genomic sequence to represent the inferred CDS: deleted 1 base in 1 codon); amino-acid sequence: MGKANVWVKRTFIVLVGLIAIIGLLLLGLTLFSHGHFHKDEEIDDIVLGLHFMYALAVISVVLAAIGGFGACKEKKWALIVFVVGMILSSLFLFGIEIVSLALQPQFSIELKAQYLHMMPLSNASEVVIDSLGEVQRELQCCGLDEGYLDWDYNIPDSCLCAENSIHPCVAAPRNSRLFEGRVDDEPIMIYSESCLPYITESVMAVIKTAVGIMMGVTLLLVFSAVLGIIMLCQLNRKVDTPPVVYSPEAKAGNYTTLTEITEDT